The genomic interval CCCCTTGGCTATACTGATCACAAGAGGTGAGTTCTACGCCATGATCGGGATCGATAAAATCTATCATTTTTTCTTCTATGGAACGATGGCATGTATTCTAGGAAGTATAGCTTGCAAGCTCTCTCCGCGAAGTCAGAGCTTGCCTAGGCTGTTTGGGATTGCCCTTATTTTATTATTTATGGGAGTGCTGGATGAGTACCGTCAATTTTTTGACCGTCATCGGGATACGGAGTTCCTTGATGCCGTGGCTAATCTTCTAGGGATTGCAGCAGGACTTAGCGTTCCTGCTGTCATCTCTCTTTCCCATTTTCGAAAAAACACCAAGCTCAATTGGAAGGCGATGACGTTAGCCGTTTTGGTTCTAGTCCCGCTTTTTTACAGCTTAACCTATTTCACATCCAAACCTCCACCCACCCCTTTTTTCTCGCAAGGAACCACTCAAGCC from Ammoniphilus sp. CFH 90114 carries:
- a CDS encoding VanZ family protein, yielding MAILITRGEFYAMIGIDKIYHFFFYGTMACILGSIACKLSPRSQSLPRLFGIALILLFMGVLDEYRQFFDRHRDTEFLDAVANLLGIAAGLSVPAVISLSHFRKNTKLNWKAMTLAVLVLVPLFYSLTYFTSKPPPTPFFSQGTTQAGGISVKVGSIVSSPQRIAYQSLQEKYVPQLLYIEKEYTREMRELITYSFEREHALYHLWLMYKLEGAVDAQFDQIQLAMKRSAQQSGLNPSLTNQVRQEFMLRKKAQRAKLLKQAILDQRAG